In the genome of Helicobacter colisuis, one region contains:
- a CDS encoding trans-sulfuration enzyme family protein, producing MNFSTKAITTAENPNLSGHTSSDVISPIHLSSTFAKPDYENNIKGFSYSRLTNPTREVLEKKVAALENAKHCIAYASGQAAESVAILSFLKSGDEVICFNDIYGGTRRLLSFVFNHFGIKVTYVDMTKIENIKNAINANTKAIWLESPTNPLLQICDIKAICNLAKEHNVLSIVDNTFATPFLQRPLDLGADVVLHSLTKYINGHSDSIAGAICLNDEKLYEKLRFVSNSTGMILSPFDSYLNARGVKTLKLRVQKQCENAFAVASFLEKHKKIKKVLYPGLDSHPQHTLAKEQMNGLFGAVVSAYLDTDEEGMKRFAQNLDLFILAESLGGVESLFGCPYYMSHGSVDENIKKQMNITKNLLRFSVGLEEEEDLISALDFALNKI from the coding sequence ATGAACTTTAGTACCAAAGCTATTACTACAGCTGAAAATCCAAATCTAAGCGGACACACTTCAAGCGATGTTATTTCTCCCATACATCTCTCTAGCACTTTTGCAAAACCTGATTATGAAAATAATATTAAAGGCTTTAGCTACTCCAGACTAACAAACCCAACAAGAGAAGTCTTAGAAAAAAAGGTGGCGGCTTTAGAAAATGCAAAACATTGTATCGCCTATGCTAGTGGTCAAGCTGCAGAAAGTGTAGCTATTCTTAGTTTTCTTAAAAGTGGCGATGAAGTCATTTGCTTTAATGATATTTATGGCGGAACTAGAAGATTGCTTAGTTTTGTGTTTAATCATTTTGGCATTAAGGTAACTTATGTCGATATGACAAAGATAGAAAATATCAAAAACGCTATAAATGCAAACACTAAAGCCATTTGGCTTGAATCGCCCACAAATCCGCTCTTGCAAATATGCGATATTAAAGCAATTTGCAATCTTGCAAAAGAACACAATGTCTTAAGTATAGTTGATAATACCTTTGCTACACCATTTTTACAACGACCATTAGATCTTGGCGCTGATGTAGTTTTGCATAGCTTGACTAAATATATCAATGGGCATAGCGATAGCATTGCCGGTGCTATTTGTCTTAATGATGAAAAACTTTATGAAAAACTTCGCTTTGTTTCAAACAGCACAGGAATGATTTTAAGCCCTTTTGATTCTTATCTCAATGCAAGGGGTGTTAAAACTTTAAAATTGCGTGTGCAAAAACAATGTGAGAATGCCTTTGCTGTGGCTAGTTTCTTGGAAAAACATAAAAAAATTAAAAAAGTTTTGTATCCAGGCTTAGATTCTCACCCTCAACATACTTTGGCTAAAGAGCAAATGAATGGCTTATTTGGTGCTGTCGTAAGTGCCTATTTGGATACAGATGAAGAAGGAATGAAGCGTTTTGCGCAAAACCTAGATTTATTTATTCTAGCAGAAAGTTTGGGTGGCGTTGAGAGTCTTTTTGGTTGCCCTTATTATATGAGTCATGGTAGTGTTGATGAAAATATCAAAAAGCAAATGAATATTACTAAAAATCTCCTAAGATTCTCAGTGGGATTAGAAGAGGAAGAGGATTTGATATCAGCCCTAGACTTTGCATTAAATAAAATTTAA
- a CDS encoding transporter substrate-binding domain-containing protein yields the protein MKIKLLLIALIAFLLNACSNTENQQSIKVGSEGAYKPFSYVDKDGKITGYDVEVVRILQEIDPSLNFSFNYAPWNALFLGLDSARFDMLANQIIKTQEREEKYLFSKESYFVSTSQFVARADNTDINTTSDLKGKIAGCVVGSAHTKILEEWNNKNGNVLEIRYYKDLIPLLQDLVNKRIDIHLNDPASIADIIKEQKLNLKVLDERISQSPVYLIFRKENQSKELIEKVDAALIKAKKSGKLHDLSIKYFGVDQSQ from the coding sequence ATGAAAATTAAATTATTACTAATAGCATTAATCGCATTTCTTTTAAATGCTTGTTCTAATACAGAAAACCAACAAAGCATAAAAGTAGGTAGTGAGGGCGCTTATAAACCCTTTTCTTATGTGGATAAAGATGGAAAAATAACAGGCTATGATGTTGAAGTTGTTAGAATCTTACAAGAAATTGATCCATCTTTGAATTTTAGTTTTAATTATGCACCTTGGAATGCTCTATTTTTGGGCTTAGATTCTGCTAGATTTGATATGCTTGCTAACCAAATCATCAAAACACAAGAAAGAGAAGAAAAATACCTCTTTAGTAAAGAGAGCTATTTTGTAAGCACTTCGCAATTTGTTGCTAGAGCTGATAATACAGATATTAACACAACCTCAGATTTAAAAGGAAAGATTGCAGGATGCGTTGTAGGATCTGCACACACAAAAATCCTTGAAGAATGGAATAATAAAAATGGAAATGTCTTAGAAATACGATATTACAAAGATTTAATACCACTTCTACAAGATTTAGTTAATAAGCGTATAGACATTCATTTAAATGATCCTGCCTCTATTGCTGATATCATCAAAGAACAAAAATTGAATCTTAAAGTGCTTGATGAGCGTATCTCTCAAAGTCCAGTTTATCTCATTTTCAGAAAAGAGAATCAATCCAAAGAGCTCATTGAAAAAGTAGATGCTGCACTAATAAAAGCAAAAAAATCAGGAAAACTACACGATCTTTCTATAAAATACTTTGGGGTAGATCAAAGTCAGTAA
- a CDS encoding polyribonucleotide nucleotidyltransferase: MGQVTLSFLEKEEKYIFDKFAKQCSGSVYLQSGNNVVLATIAIDTQEVIEEDFLPLTVQYIEKAYAAGKFPGGYIKREAKPGDFETLSARIVDRSLRPLFPKDYCYPTQITLMVLSADEDADLQLLALNAASAALYVSEIPLSFPVSAVRIGRIGGEFVINPSLKELEESTLDLFVSGVREELLMIEMRSFGGVAIHRENAEFSANELSEEEMIEVLEMAKKAISQRSQALEESFKEFVKTPIVLENKRKSFVSSEIVGYIKESHLEELKSIIQSLSKTERNSLLHAFAKKIQKEWEEKNLKEIESLEKCVLESVLKIKREIIRAMILEESKRADGRGLKEVRPISIETNFLPNAHSSALFTRGQTQALVVATLGGEMDAQSYELLTDKAPLKERFMVHYNFPPFSVGEASSISAPGRRELGHGNLAKRALEASVINGDLKTIRLVSEILESNGSSSMATVCGGSLALAAAGIKCTSLIAGVAMGLVCENDKYAILTDIMGLEDHDGDMDFKIAGSRNGITAMQMDIKLGGLKSEILQKALTQAKEARNHILDLMEEAKEKIVLNESVLPSLQIFSIEPSKIIDVIGQAGRTIKEIIEKFSVAVDLNRENGEVKVSGSNKEKVEAAKMHILKIIKNPQELYKIGDIYQGKVKKIVEFGAFVELPKGYDGLLHISKITNNREQKVSDVLKEGDNVEVEVLSLSKNKVELKLLQILA, encoded by the coding sequence ATGGGACAAGTAACTTTATCGTTTTTAGAAAAAGAAGAAAAATATATTTTTGATAAGTTTGCAAAACAATGCAGTGGTAGTGTTTATTTGCAAAGTGGAAATAATGTTGTATTGGCAACTATAGCCATTGACACGCAAGAAGTTATAGAAGAAGATTTTTTGCCCTTAACAGTTCAATACATTGAAAAAGCTTATGCAGCAGGGAAGTTTCCTGGTGGTTACATCAAAAGAGAAGCTAAGCCTGGTGATTTTGAAACTTTGAGTGCTAGAATTGTAGATCGAAGTTTAAGACCGCTTTTCCCAAAAGATTATTGTTATCCTACACAAATTACCCTTATGGTTTTGAGTGCTGATGAAGATGCGGATTTACAGCTTTTAGCGCTAAATGCTGCAAGTGCAGCACTTTATGTGAGCGAGATTCCGCTAAGTTTTCCTGTGAGTGCTGTGAGGATTGGGAGAATAGGGGGCGAGTTTGTGATAAATCCTAGCTTAAAAGAGCTAGAAGAGAGCACATTGGATTTATTTGTAAGTGGCGTTAGAGAAGAATTATTGATGATTGAAATGAGAAGTTTTGGGGGAGTTGCTATTCATCGAGAGAATGCAGAGTTTAGTGCTAATGAATTGAGCGAAGAAGAGATGATTGAAGTTTTGGAAATGGCTAAAAAGGCAATTTCTCAAAGAAGTCAAGCACTTGAGGAATCTTTTAAAGAATTTGTGAAAACTCCAATAGTTTTAGAAAATAAAAGAAAAAGTTTTGTTTCAAGTGAGATTGTGGGATACATTAAAGAATCACATTTAGAAGAACTAAAAAGTATTATTCAAAGTCTCTCTAAGACAGAACGCAATAGCCTTTTACACGCTTTTGCCAAAAAAATCCAAAAAGAATGGGAAGAGAAGAATCTAAAAGAGATAGAATCGCTTGAAAAATGTGTGTTAGAGAGTGTGTTAAAAATTAAGCGAGAGATTATTAGGGCAATGATTTTAGAAGAATCCAAAAGGGCTGATGGGAGAGGATTAAAAGAAGTGCGTCCAATTAGTATTGAAACAAATTTTCTGCCTAATGCACACTCAAGTGCGCTTTTTACGCGTGGGCAAACGCAGGCTTTGGTGGTGGCTACTTTGGGTGGAGAAATGGATGCACAAAGTTATGAATTACTTACGGATAAAGCACCACTAAAAGAGCGTTTTATGGTGCATTATAACTTCCCGCCCTTTAGCGTTGGGGAGGCAAGTAGTATTTCTGCGCCTGGTAGAAGAGAGCTAGGACACGGGAATCTTGCTAAAAGAGCCTTGGAAGCAAGTGTGATTAATGGAGATTTAAAGACGATTCGCCTTGTTTCTGAAATTTTAGAATCCAATGGTTCTTCATCTATGGCAACGGTTTGTGGTGGATCTTTAGCGTTAGCTGCTGCTGGGATTAAATGCACAAGTTTAATTGCCGGAGTGGCAATGGGACTTGTGTGTGAGAATGATAAATATGCGATTTTAACTGATATTATGGGTTTAGAAGATCACGATGGCGATATGGACTTTAAGATTGCTGGTTCTAGGAATGGAATCACTGCAATGCAAATGGATATTAAGCTAGGTGGGCTTAAGAGTGAAATTTTGCAAAAGGCATTAACACAAGCCAAAGAAGCGCGGAATCATATTTTGGATTTAATGGAAGAGGCAAAAGAAAAAATCGTACTTAATGAATCGGTTTTGCCAAGCTTGCAAATTTTTTCAATTGAGCCTAGCAAAATTATTGATGTGATTGGACAAGCAGGGAGAACGATTAAAGAAATTATTGAAAAATTTAGCGTTGCAGTGGATTTGAATCGTGAAAATGGTGAAGTAAAAGTCAGTGGAAGCAATAAAGAAAAAGTAGAAGCGGCTAAAATGCACATTTTAAAAATCATAAAAAATCCTCAAGAGCTTTATAAGATTGGTGATATTTATCAAGGTAAAGTGAAAAAGATTGTGGAGTTTGGTGCATTTGTGGAGTTGCCAAAAGGCTATGATGGACTATTGCATATTTCAAAAATCACGAATAATCGCGAACAAAAAGTTTCTGATGTTTTAAAAGAGGGCGATAATGTGGAAGTTGAAGTGTTATCGCTTAGTAAAAACAAAGTGGAGTTAAAACTATTGCAAATTCTAGCCTAA
- a CDS encoding amino acid ABC transporter permease, whose translation MQLFDFDYALSAIPTLLKGVPISLAIAIVGFILGAILGLILSLIRIYRIPILFQLATLYISFFRGIPVLVQIFLAYYGIPLVLRYFNYQYNLNIDISGIDAIYFMYLVYALYCSAYLSEIFRSSILSIDKGQLEAAYSVGMSTTQALFIIILPQSMLLALPNILNFFIMLIKETSLVFAASVPEIMGIATLEADRSSKFLEVYIIAALIYWVISIVLEKSFAILEAKLISYKKVMGKS comes from the coding sequence ATGCAATTATTTGACTTCGACTATGCTCTAAGCGCCATTCCCACTTTATTAAAAGGAGTTCCAATCTCCTTAGCCATCGCCATTGTTGGCTTTATATTGGGCGCTATTTTAGGATTAATCTTAAGTTTAATAAGAATTTATAGAATTCCTATTTTATTTCAATTAGCAACACTTTATATTTCCTTTTTTAGGGGAATTCCTGTCTTAGTTCAAATCTTTCTAGCCTATTATGGTATCCCCTTAGTGCTTAGGTATTTTAATTATCAATATAATTTAAACATTGATATTTCGGGTATCGATGCTATTTATTTTATGTATCTTGTGTATGCGTTATATTGTTCTGCATACCTTAGTGAGATTTTTAGAAGCTCTATCTTAAGCATAGACAAAGGACAATTAGAAGCCGCTTATAGCGTTGGAATGAGCACCACCCAAGCATTATTTATTATTATTCTACCACAAAGTATGCTTTTAGCCTTGCCTAATATTTTAAATTTTTTTATTATGCTTATCAAAGAAACTTCGTTGGTATTTGCTGCTTCAGTTCCAGAAATAATGGGCATAGCAACATTAGAAGCTGATAGAAGTTCTAAATTTTTGGAAGTCTATATCATAGCTGCACTTATTTATTGGGTTATTAGCATTGTTTTGGAAAAAAGCTTTGCCATACTTGAAGCAAAACTCATCTCTTATAAAAAAGTTATGGGGAAATCATGA
- a CDS encoding amino acid ABC transporter ATP-binding protein produces the protein MISIQNLTKSFHSHLVLKDISLNIQKNKTYAILGPSGSGKSTLLRCINLLECADSGTMLLNNIKIDFSHKIKKQDLIKIRKNTGMVFQNYNLFANKTALQNITQSLITVHQYSKAEAENIAYGYLKMVGLEDKANRYPSMLSGGQQQRIGIARALAFNPEVILFDEPTSALDPELVDEVLNVIKMIQNKTMILVTHELNFARKIADRILFMADGEILEDATPEEFFTKPKTQRARQFLDKFTKMDCEYII, from the coding sequence ATGATAAGCATTCAGAATTTAACTAAGAGCTTTCATAGTCATTTAGTTTTAAAAGATATTTCTTTAAATATCCAAAAAAATAAAACTTATGCTATTTTAGGACCAAGCGGATCAGGAAAAAGCACACTTTTAAGATGTATCAATCTCCTTGAATGCGCTGATAGTGGAACTATGCTTTTAAATAATATTAAAATTGACTTCTCCCATAAAATCAAAAAGCAGGACTTAATTAAAATTAGAAAAAATACGGGAATGGTTTTTCAAAATTACAATCTTTTTGCTAACAAAACTGCACTCCAAAATATCACACAATCTCTAATCACAGTGCATCAATACAGCAAGGCTGAAGCAGAAAATATTGCTTATGGATATTTAAAAATGGTTGGTTTAGAAGATAAAGCTAATCGCTATCCTAGTATGCTAAGTGGAGGACAGCAACAAAGAATAGGCATAGCTAGAGCTTTAGCTTTTAATCCTGAGGTTATACTCTTTGATGAGCCAACTTCCGCACTTGATCCTGAGCTTGTAGATGAAGTCTTAAATGTTATCAAAATGATTCAAAACAAAACAATGATTCTAGTAACGCACGAGCTTAATTTTGCAAGGAAAATAGCAGATAGAATCCTCTTTATGGCTGATGGGGAGATTCTAGAAGATGCAACTCCCGAAGAATTTTTTACAAAACCCAAAACACAAAGGGCTAGGCAATTTTTGGATAAATTTACAAAAATGGATTGTGAATATATTATCTAA